One stretch of Lacrimispora sphenoides DNA includes these proteins:
- a CDS encoding GNAT family N-acetyltransferase produces MDYSIRKVRKEDLDQVVEVEALCFPPEEAAGREAILQRFDHFPESFLVAEFSDGTIIGFINGCVTDGNTICDEMFEKADFHNPDGAYQSVFGLDVIKEWRGRGVAAALMKRFIEEAGKSGRKGMILTCKDRLIHYYEKFGYQNMGVSGSVHGGAVWYDMRLDFMDTGK; encoded by the coding sequence ATGGATTACAGCATTAGAAAAGTAAGAAAAGAGGATTTGGACCAGGTGGTGGAAGTGGAGGCCCTCTGTTTTCCGCCGGAAGAGGCGGCAGGGAGAGAAGCCATTTTGCAGAGGTTCGATCATTTTCCTGAAAGCTTCCTTGTGGCGGAGTTTTCCGACGGGACGATCATCGGTTTTATTAATGGATGCGTTACAGATGGGAATACAATCTGTGACGAAATGTTTGAAAAAGCAGATTTTCATAACCCAGATGGTGCTTACCAAAGCGTGTTTGGACTTGATGTGATAAAAGAATGGCGGGGACGGGGAGTTGCCGCTGCGCTTATGAAACGTTTTATTGAAGAAGCAGGGAAAAGTGGCAGGAAAGGAATGATACTCACCTGCAAGGACAGGCTGATTCACTATTACGAAAAATTCGGATACCAGAACATGGGAGTGTCCGGATCTGTGCACGGAGGAGCCGTCTGGTATGATATGCGGCTTGATTTTATGGATACAGGGAAGTGA